A section of the Candidatus Binataceae bacterium genome encodes:
- a CDS encoding sigma 54-interacting transcriptional regulator — MARRAPSDKASVSEPSRSDAAEPLWDDGEYVLSRVFQGDRPKAFLAKSPTLPDWRPATAKRLEHEYALRDHLNPAWSARPISLTWQKGRPLLLLEDSGGAPLARRLTSPLQPLEFLRVAINLTRALVAIHDSGIVHRDLTPANILVNSGSERVVLTGFGIASRLPRERLSPDPLEVVAGTLAYMAPEQTGRMNRSTDARSDLYSLGVVFYQMLAGELPFTAADPIELVHSHIARLPEPLVNRATEVPLVMSAIVQKLLAKNPEDRYQTAGGIAADLDKCLSEWESRNSIDWFPIGEHDLSDRLIVPERLYGREGEIGILLDAFERVAAGGRTELVLVSGGPGIGKSSLVNELHKVLLPRRGLFAAGKFDQYNRDVPYATLVQAFRGLVSQLLALSEETLRPWRDALGEALGPNGQLIVNLVPELEIIVGVQSPVAELSPQEMQRRLQEVFARFIAVFAKPEHPLVLFFDDLQWLDAATLAVLEPLAANHELRNLLLIGSYRDNEVGPLHPLNRSFDTIKRSAAAIHEILLQPLTGIETNKLIADTLHCQLERARTLSQLVHEKTGGNPFFVIQFMSTLADERLLLFDRRAAGWTWSLHSIRAKGFTDNVADLMVARLTSLPPATQELLKQLACLGNSATVGTLIAACGGSQVEIDAVFWDSIRAGLVFCTNETYTFLHDRVRETAYSLIPSGERALVHLELGRRLVTSMSAEQVSERIFDVVTQFNHGVALISDPGEIERVANLNLGAGRRAKASTAYAAACGYFNAAIALLGSSGWQTRYGVMLVLMLELAESTLLAGQFEEAERLIAAVLERAISAVDKAAAYRLKLELHIVQSQNTQAVTTGIECLSLLGFETPANPTPQQVEAEYRALCEILHETPIESLIDLPLMRDTRLQAAARVLAALLLASFYTDVNLFVSLLCRLVALSITHGTTEAATQGFALFGWILGPVFHRYRDGYRFGRLALDLAERRRFLADTARAHYAMGMTVSWDHSLAESIEYFQTAIDIGIKTGDLFFVCSSTSQIIIRRILAGDPLADVWNQSEEYAAFARRIGFRDGADLIVSQQFFIRAMAGEDALPGASDFDQAAFESQLTEERMSTMVCWYWILKIAGRFVAGDYAGALEASDRSRALLWSSTAEIQLLDYHYFTALTLAALATSAVAEQQREWRERIDSHCEQLKEWAEMGAAIFLDRHALVSAELARLEGREIDAEKLYETAIQSAREHGLAHSEAIASEVAARFYAARDLRTVAAVYMKNARACFLRWGAKHQVKRLDAEHPELQEDQIAAVQAVTLGTSIQELDLATVVRMSQAVSGEIVLENLIERLLTLAVQHAGAARGLLIVERGEETRIEAEAITEADSVVAHFRRGQPRTSGLPDTLLQYVQRSREAVVLDDASAPNPFASDPYLIEKRARSVMCLPLVKQTRLVGVIYLENDIASQVFTPARIELLKILASQAAISLENAVLYSELRDAQARLSEAQRLSKMGSFGWQPATGDVVWSAEAYRIFEFDRTTKPTTELMLERTHPADRERLRKMLEDAPGEPKDWDITQRIRMPDGRVKHLRIVAGAALDESSGDAEHVGSIVDVTAATESRLALEKAYRDIEALKNELQNENVLLREQVDNASIFEEIVGSSRPLLAVLSRVEKVAPTESTVLITGETGTGKELIAKAIHKRSSRANRPFVSVNCAAIPTALIASELFGHEKGAFTGALQKRLGRFALAAGGTIFLDEIGELPSETQVALLRVLQEHEFEPVGGQLVKANVRVICATNRDLAEAIAAGSFRSDLFYRLNVFPIEMPSLRERRDDIPMLAEYFIDRFARAAGKRIHSISRKTLQMLQSYPWPGNIRELQNVIERSVILCDTDQFDIDESWLSQADVEQMTAAQTPLTRHLDADVRRRIEAALSESGGRVSGPAGAAVKLGMPASTLASKIRALGINKYSFKRS; from the coding sequence GGTCGCCCGCTGCTATTGCTGGAAGATTCCGGCGGAGCGCCGCTCGCCCGACGGCTCACGAGCCCTCTTCAGCCTCTGGAATTCCTGCGCGTGGCGATCAATTTGACCCGGGCGCTCGTGGCAATTCACGACAGCGGTATCGTTCACAGGGATTTGACGCCGGCCAATATTCTCGTGAACTCAGGCAGTGAAAGGGTCGTCCTCACCGGGTTCGGCATCGCATCGCGCCTGCCGCGTGAACGTCTGTCCCCGGATCCGCTTGAGGTCGTCGCAGGCACTTTGGCGTACATGGCCCCCGAACAGACCGGTCGAATGAACCGATCCACGGACGCGCGGAGCGATCTCTATTCATTGGGCGTCGTCTTTTACCAGATGCTCGCCGGCGAACTTCCGTTTACCGCCGCAGATCCGATCGAGCTGGTCCACTCCCACATCGCGCGCCTTCCTGAGCCGCTAGTGAATCGAGCGACTGAAGTACCGCTGGTGATGTCGGCGATAGTTCAGAAGCTGCTCGCCAAAAATCCTGAAGACCGATACCAGACTGCAGGCGGTATCGCCGCCGACCTCGACAAGTGCCTCTCTGAGTGGGAATCCCGAAATTCAATTGATTGGTTTCCGATCGGCGAGCATGACCTCTCAGATCGATTGATTGTTCCCGAGCGGCTGTACGGCAGGGAGGGCGAGATTGGAATCCTTCTCGATGCGTTCGAACGCGTCGCGGCCGGCGGGAGAACCGAGTTGGTACTGGTGTCCGGCGGCCCGGGCATTGGCAAATCGTCGCTGGTAAACGAGCTGCACAAGGTGCTGCTTCCCAGGCGCGGCCTTTTCGCCGCAGGCAAGTTCGATCAATACAACCGCGATGTTCCCTACGCGACCCTGGTCCAGGCGTTTCGCGGTCTCGTTTCTCAGCTTCTGGCTTTGAGTGAAGAGACGCTTCGCCCATGGCGAGACGCACTTGGCGAGGCGTTAGGTCCGAACGGGCAGCTGATCGTTAACCTGGTTCCTGAGCTCGAGATTATCGTCGGCGTTCAATCTCCCGTCGCGGAGCTCTCGCCTCAGGAAATGCAGCGGCGGCTGCAAGAGGTTTTCGCACGATTCATCGCGGTTTTCGCCAAGCCCGAGCATCCGCTCGTCCTGTTCTTCGATGATCTTCAGTGGCTCGACGCCGCGACGCTGGCGGTTCTGGAACCTCTCGCCGCCAATCACGAGCTGCGCAATCTGCTTTTGATCGGCTCCTACCGGGACAACGAGGTTGGTCCGTTACATCCGCTGAATAGATCGTTCGATACGATCAAGAGATCGGCGGCAGCCATCCACGAAATTCTGCTGCAACCGCTTACAGGTATCGAGACCAACAAGCTGATCGCGGATACATTGCATTGCCAGCTCGAGCGCGCTCGGACGCTGTCCCAACTGGTGCACGAAAAGACCGGCGGCAATCCGTTTTTCGTTATCCAATTCATGTCCACCCTGGCCGACGAGAGGCTCCTCTTATTCGATCGCAGGGCGGCGGGCTGGACCTGGTCGCTCCATTCGATTCGGGCCAAGGGCTTCACCGACAATGTCGCCGACTTGATGGTCGCTAGATTAACCAGCCTTCCGCCGGCGACCCAGGAACTCCTGAAGCAGCTCGCCTGCCTCGGAAACAGCGCGACGGTCGGCACGCTCATCGCGGCTTGCGGCGGCTCTCAAGTGGAAATCGATGCCGTCTTTTGGGATAGCATTCGCGCCGGGCTCGTCTTTTGTACCAACGAGACCTACACCTTTTTGCACGATCGCGTTCGGGAGACGGCATATTCTCTCATCCCGAGCGGCGAGCGTGCCCTCGTCCATTTGGAGCTCGGACGCCGGCTCGTCACCTCGATGAGCGCCGAACAGGTCAGCGAGCGAATTTTCGACGTGGTCACTCAGTTCAATCATGGCGTGGCCTTGATCTCCGATCCCGGCGAGATCGAGCGGGTCGCGAACCTCAACCTTGGCGCGGGCAGACGCGCCAAAGCTTCGACGGCGTATGCCGCCGCGTGCGGCTATTTTAATGCCGCAATCGCGCTGCTGGGATCGTCCGGGTGGCAGACGCGTTACGGCGTGATGCTGGTTCTGATGCTCGAGCTGGCCGAATCGACGTTGCTCGCGGGGCAGTTCGAGGAGGCCGAACGGCTCATCGCGGCTGTGCTCGAAAGAGCGATTTCAGCGGTGGACAAGGCCGCCGCGTACCGGCTCAAACTCGAACTCCACATCGTGCAGTCGCAGAATACACAGGCAGTTACGACCGGCATCGAATGCTTGAGCTTACTCGGATTCGAAACTCCGGCAAATCCGACTCCGCAGCAGGTTGAGGCGGAATACCGCGCGCTCTGCGAGATACTGCACGAGACGCCGATCGAGAGCCTGATCGACCTGCCGCTAATGCGGGACACGCGGCTGCAAGCTGCGGCGCGGGTTCTGGCCGCACTGCTGCTGGCCTCGTTTTATACCGACGTCAATCTGTTTGTCAGCCTGCTCTGCCGCCTGGTGGCGCTGAGCATCACCCACGGCACCACTGAGGCAGCGACACAGGGCTTCGCGCTTTTCGGATGGATTCTTGGCCCGGTATTTCATCGCTACCGGGATGGCTATCGTTTCGGCAGGCTTGCCCTGGATCTTGCCGAGCGGCGGCGCTTTCTCGCCGACACCGCTAGGGCCCATTACGCAATGGGTATGACAGTGTCGTGGGATCATTCCTTAGCCGAATCGATCGAGTACTTTCAGACCGCGATCGACATCGGCATCAAGACCGGCGACCTCTTCTTCGTCTGTAGCAGCACCAGTCAGATCATAATCCGACGCATCCTGGCCGGTGATCCTCTCGCGGATGTTTGGAATCAGTCCGAGGAGTACGCGGCTTTCGCCCGGCGGATAGGATTCCGCGATGGTGCCGATCTCATAGTGAGCCAGCAATTTTTCATCCGGGCAATGGCAGGCGAAGACGCTTTGCCCGGCGCTTCGGACTTCGATCAAGCCGCCTTCGAGAGTCAGCTTACCGAAGAGCGAATGAGCACGATGGTCTGCTGGTACTGGATCCTCAAGATCGCCGGGCGTTTTGTCGCAGGCGACTATGCAGGCGCGCTGGAGGCCTCGGACCGATCACGTGCCCTGCTCTGGTCGTCCACCGCGGAAATCCAACTTCTTGACTATCACTACTTCACGGCGCTGACGCTGGCTGCGCTTGCGACCAGTGCGGTGGCCGAGCAGCAGCGTGAGTGGCGCGAACGGATCGATTCCCATTGCGAACAGCTCAAGGAATGGGCGGAGATGGGAGCGGCGATTTTCCTCGACCGCCATGCTCTTGTATCAGCCGAGTTGGCGCGCCTCGAAGGCCGCGAAATCGACGCGGAGAAGCTGTATGAGACCGCGATCCAGTCGGCTCGCGAACACGGATTGGCGCATAGCGAGGCAATCGCAAGCGAAGTCGCGGCACGCTTTTACGCGGCGCGGGACCTCCGCACCGTCGCCGCTGTTTATATGAAAAATGCGCGAGCCTGCTTTCTCCGTTGGGGCGCGAAACACCAGGTGAAGAGACTCGACGCGGAGCATCCCGAGCTTCAGGAGGATCAAATCGCGGCCGTTCAAGCAGTCACCCTCGGTACGAGCATTCAGGAACTCGACCTCGCCACCGTGGTGAGAATGTCGCAGGCGGTATCCGGCGAGATCGTGCTTGAAAACTTGATCGAGAGACTGCTAACGCTCGCGGTCCAACATGCCGGCGCCGCGCGCGGGCTCCTGATCGTGGAGCGCGGCGAGGAGACTCGGATCGAGGCCGAAGCGATCACCGAGGCTGACTCCGTCGTGGCTCACTTTCGCCGTGGACAGCCGCGCACGTCCGGGTTACCCGACACGCTGCTGCAGTACGTTCAGCGCAGCCGAGAGGCGGTGGTCCTCGACGATGCATCCGCACCGAATCCGTTCGCCTCCGATCCGTACCTCATCGAGAAGCGGGCCCGATCCGTCATGTGCCTTCCGCTGGTGAAACAGACTCGGTTGGTCGGAGTCATATATCTGGAGAACGATATTGCTTCGCAAGTCTTCACTCCGGCGCGCATCGAGTTGCTGAAGATTCTGGCTTCGCAGGCGGCGATCTCTTTGGAAAACGCGGTGCTCTATTCCGAACTGAGGGATGCGCAGGCCCGGCTTTCGGAGGCCCAACGGCTGAGCAAGATGGGCAGCTTCGGATGGCAGCCGGCGACTGGCGATGTCGTATGGTCCGCGGAGGCTTACCGCATATTCGAATTCGATCGCACGACCAAGCCGACCACGGAACTGATGCTCGAGAGGACTCATCCCGCGGACCGCGAGCGCCTGCGAAAGATGCTCGAAGACGCCCCTGGCGAGCCGAAAGACTGGGACATCACCCAGCGCATCAGGATGCCGGACGGCCGCGTCAAGCATCTGCGCATCGTCGCGGGGGCCGCGCTCGACGAGTCGTCCGGAGACGCGGAGCACGTCGGATCGATCGTCGATGTTACGGCCGCGACTGAGTCGCGTCTGGCACTCGAAAAAGCCTACCGCGATATCGAGGCGCTCAAGAATGAGCTGCAAAACGAGAACGTGCTGCTGCGTGAGCAGGTCGACAATGCCTCGATCTTCGAAGAGATTGTAGGTTCTTCGCGACCTCTGCTCGCGGTGCTCTCGCGGGTCGAAAAGGTCGCGCCCACTGAATCGACGGTTCTTATCACCGGCGAGACGGGAACCGGGAAGGAACTGATTGCGAAGGCGATCCACAAACGGTCATCGCGAGCGAACCGCCCCTTCGTGAGCGTGAATTGCGCCGCGATTCCGACCGCGCTTATCGCTTCGGAGCTGTTCGGCCACGAAAAGGGTGCCTTCACGGGCGCGCTGCAGAAGCGCCTCGGACGTTTCGCGCTGGCCGCGGGCGGCACCATCTTCCTCGACGAGATCGGCGAGCTTCCCTCGGAGACGCAGGTTGCACTGCTGCGGGTGCTGCAGGAGCACGAGTTCGAGCCGGTCGGCGGACAACTGGTCAAAGCCAACGTGCGGGTGATCTGCGCGACCAACCGCGATTTAGCCGAGGCGATCGCGGCCGGATCGTTTCGCAGCGATCTTTTTTACCGACTAAATGTGTTTCCGATCGAGATGCCTTCGCTCAGGGAGCGGCGTGACGACATCCCGATGCTGGCGGAGTACTTCATCGATCGATTCGCGCGCGCCGCGGGAAAGCGGATTCACAGCATCAGCAGAAAGACCTTGCAGATGCTTCAGTCCTACCCATGGCCTGGCAACATCCGCGAGCTGCAGAATGTGATCGAACGCTCTGTAATCCTCTGCGACACTGACCAGTTCGATATCGATGAGAGTTGGCTCTCGCAGGCGGATGTCGAACAAATGACCGCAGCGCAAACTCCTCTCACCCGGCATTTGGACGCAGATGTTCGAAGGAGAATCGAAGCCGCACTGTCGGAGTCGGGGGGCCGTGTGTCGGGGCCGGCGGGCGCCGCGGTGAAGCTCGGCATGCCCGCTTCAACTCTCGCCTCGAAGATTCGTGCGCTGGGAATCAACAAGTATAGCTTCAAGCGCAGTTAG